One part of the Phoenix dactylifera cultivar Barhee BC4 chromosome 4, palm_55x_up_171113_PBpolish2nd_filt_p, whole genome shotgun sequence genome encodes these proteins:
- the LOC103699512 gene encoding uncharacterized protein LOC103699512 — translation MEEPLLHDPSSSSSSSSSSSVSSPSSTTIIIRLSTIIAVAAISLWANYEASKGFEISIVNAAAGSLAGRRFNLMFVSNGRAARMVHHASQFVEHELYPSNLYPRKPVNRVTLRMASHNLTTTVSLTSGRGPADFVINLSPSLMSPSDTYAALASAVQRGIARVWLWDGGGTAPEPLLDAMVDYLAMIAGFASPTHVITDAVSQEPNGTCWSGEFLRHCDGRRQEFIARLNGAMRGRSWELMVDEALGSSVRRMCEGYRSSIGQLRESSDATPELVELRQVI, via the coding sequence ATGGAAGAGCCTCTCCTCCAtgatccctcctcctcctcctcctcctcctcctcctcctctgtctcCTCACCCTCCAGCACCACCATCATTATCCGTTTATCGACGATCATCGCCGTTGCTGCCATCTCTCTCTGGGCAAACTATGAAGCCTCAAAAGGCTTTGAAATCTCCATCGTCAACGCTGCCGCCGGATCTCTCGCCGGCCGCCGTTTCAACCTCATGTTCGTCTCCAATGGCAGAGCTGCCCGAATGGTCCACCACGCCAGTCAATTCGTCGAGCATGAGCTTTATCCGAGCAATCTCTATCCCCGGAAGCCCGTCAACCGCGTCACCCTCCGCATGGCCAGCCATAATCTCACCACCACCGTATCGCTTACCTCCGGCCGCGGCCCCGCCGACTTCGTCATCAACTTAAGCCCAAGCCTCATGTCGCCGTCTGATACGTACGCAGCTTTGGCCTCAGCAGTGCAGCGGGGCATAGCCCGTGTCTGGCTTTGGGACGGGGGCGGCACAGCGCCGGAGCCACTCCTGGACGCCATGGTGGACTACCTCGCCATGATTGCCGGCTTCGCTTCACCTACTCACGTAATCACCGACGCCGTTTCCCAAGAACCGAATGGGACGTGCTGGTCGGGGGAATTCCTGCGGCACTGCGATGGCCGGCGGCAAGAATTCATCGCGAGGTTGAACGGAGCGATGAGAGGACGGTCGTGGGAGCTGATGGTGGATGAGGCGCTGGGCTCGTCGGTCCGGCGGATGTGCGAGGGCTACCGGTCGTCGATAGGTCAGCTCAGGGAATCTTCCGATGCCACGCCGGAATTGGTAGAGCTGAGACAGGTCATATGA
- the LOC103712697 gene encoding integumentary mucin A.1-like codes for MGVRAIQILIFLLGLLFCSGTLVKEPDDGSSSSPTSLLQMVKMDNASPSQKTVVPKLEKKSKRVLFVNTKLKSSDTMPQMDVVTPITAVPIVNPTTPTTPTPTTPTYNPVPTTPASPTTPTYNPVPTTPASPTTPTYNPVPTTPASPTTPTATPITNPYTSPPSSSGGQSWCIASQTASETALQVALDYACGYGGADCSQIQSGGSCYNPNTVRDHASYAFNDYYQKNPVPTSCDFGGTATITNTDPSTSTCHYPSTSINSTSSSVPNATNPTGSDVFGSVPPSPSGTTSMSTGTALFFTLTCLLMSPITLNLYK; via the exons ATGGGTGTGAGGGCTATCCAGATTCTCATCTTCCTTCTGGGCCTCCTCTTCTGTTCTG GAACGCTTGTTAAAGAACCAGACGAtggctcatcttcatctccaacATCACTTCTTCAGATGGTTAAAATGGACAATGCATCTCCATCACAGAAAACTGTAGTTCCTAAGCTTGAAAAGAAATCCAAAAGAGTGCTGTTTGTCAACACCAAGTTGAAATCCTCAGACACAATGCCTCAAATGGATGTTGTAACTCCAATAACAGCAGTTCCAATTGTCAATCCAACGACCCCGACCACACCGACCCCGACGACTCCTACATATAATCCAGTCCCAACAACACCGGCTAGTCCGACAACTCCTACATATAATCCAGTCCCAACAACACCGGCTAGTCCGACGACTCCTACATATAATCCAGTCCCAACAACACCGGCTAGTCCGACTACTCCAACGGCGACACCTATTACGAACCCATACACATCTCCACCATCATCATCAGGAGGTCAAAGCTGGTGTATTGCGAGCCAAACTGCTTCAGAGACTGCATTGCAGGTTGCTCTGGACTATGCTTGTGGATACGGAGGGGCAGATTGTTCACAAATTCAATCAGGTGGAAGCTGTTATAATCCTAATACCGTTCGTGATCACGCATCCTATGCGTTCAATGACTACTACCAGAAGAACCCAGTTCCGACTAGCTGTGATTTTGGGGGGACTGCTACAATCACCAACACTGATCCAA GTACTTCTACATGTCACTATCCATCAACAAG CATCAACAGCACGAGTTCATCTGTCCCCAACGCAACCAACCCAACTGGATCAGATGTGTTTGGATCTGTCCCTCCATCTCCCAGTGGCACTACCTCCATGTCGACAGGCACGGCGCTTTTCTTCACACTGACATGCCTCCTGATGTCACCAATCACTTTAAACCTGTACAAGTAG
- the LOC103712696 gene encoding cold-regulated 413 inner membrane protein 1, chloroplastic-like: MSLLQFSLPSPSFATAIPRPNLKPNNAGPTLSLVNGITTPSRRSDPSIRVVLPAGSSRRQFRGVVCYAAPVSPQSLQWVSAVSAAVLMLAKGTTIQKSFLVPLFALQAPTSIISWIKGKYGTWTVFLALLVRLFYFIPGELVLPFLAMLLVIVAPYETMNLRGTQAGTIISLAIAGYLAFQHFSRMGSLRRAFDQGSIVATLAVICIAIVPCLFLV, from the exons ATGTCCCTTCTCCAGTTCTCCCTGCCCTCGCCCTCCTTCGCCACTGCGATCCCTCGCCCCAATCTCAAACCCAATAATGCTGGCCCAACCCTTTCTCTCGTCAACGGCATCACCACCCCGTCCCGGAGATCCGATCCTTCAATAAG GGTGGTTTTACCGGCGGGGTCATCGAGGAGGCAATTCCGAGGGGTCGTCTGCTACGCCGCGCCGGTCAGTCCCCAGTCGCTGCAGTGGGTTTCCGCTGTCTCCGCCGC GGTATTAATGCTGGCTAAAGGCACTACtatccaaaaatcatttctTGTTCCTCTGTTTGCTCTGCAAGCACCTACAAGCATCATCTCATGGATTAA GGGCAAATATGGTACTTGGACTGTTTTCTTGGCACTTCTGGTCCGCTTATTCTACTTCATTCCAG GGGAACTGGTTCTGCCCTTCTTAGCAATGCTGCTTGTGATAGTCGCTCCCTATGAAACTATGAACCTTAG AGGAACTCAAGCTGGTACAATTATTTCTTTGGCAATCGCTGGGTATTTGGCTTTTCAACATTTCTCAAGGATGGGAAGCTTGAGAAGAGCATTCGATCAAGGATCAATTGTTGCAACCTTGGCTGTCATCTGCATTGCTATTGTTCCATGCTTGTTTTTGGTATGA
- the LOC103712698 gene encoding probable receptor-like protein kinase At2g42960 isoform X1: MSTSDSLNADLSKKTPVFGLRVWVLIGAGVGLLIVLILLVLSIWVTSRKKARRTIAKFPVSQIPNISKEITVDRVDGRSLAQSFHEREGPIYSLNDKFSDKDSGKTLAHLTMGKLSDADNMSQCSSAYHNDRAGSSYSGEEGNSGPTRKNYSSYGLVSASPLVGLPEFSHLGWGHWFTLRDLEYATNRFSKENVLGEGGYGVVYKGRLINGTEVAVKKLLNNLGQAEKEFRVEVEAIGHVRHKNLVRLLGYCVEGIHRMLVYEYVNNGNLEQWLHGALRQCGVLSWENRMKVILGTAKALAYLHEAIEPKVVHRDIKSSNILIDDEFNGKLSDFGLAKLLGSGKSHITTRVMGTFGYAYMFVSAIFHVLLIESERIYLWMCLYFAFCLSRYVAPEYANTGLLNEKSDVYSFGVLLLEAVTGRDPVDYGRPANEVNLVEWLKMMVGNRRADEVVDPTLEVKPSTRALKRTLLVALRCVDPDADKRPKMGQVVRMLEAEEVPHREDRRHRRSHMGSMEIESLKESANSSDMENNVGPSESGTWGRSQA, from the exons ATGTCAACCAGTGATTCTCTGAATGCTGATTTGTCGAAGAAGACCCCAGTTTTTGGCCTGAGAGTGTGGGTCCTGATAGGCGCGGGCGTGGGTTTGTTGATAGTGCTGATTCTCCTTGTCCTATCCATATGGGTGACATCTCGGAAGAAGGCAAGGAGGACCATTGCTAAGTTCCCAGTCTCACAAATTCCTAATATCTCCAAGGAAATAACAGTAGACAGAGTTGATGGTCGTAGTCTTGCTCAGAGCTTCCATGAACGCGAAGGGCCTATATATTCCTTAAATGACAAGTTCAGTGATAAAGATTCAGGAAAGACATTGGCACACTTAACTATGGGCAAATTAAGTGATGCTGATAACATGAGTCAGTGCAGCTCAGCTTACCATAATGACAGGGCTGGGAGTTCATATTCTGGAGAGGAAGGCAACTCAGGACCCACCAGAAAAAACTATTCTTCGTATGGACTTGTATCAGCATCTCCTTTAGTTGGTCTGCCTGAATTCTCACATCTGGGATGGGGTCACTGGTTTACTCTAAGGGATCTTGAGTATGCAACAAATCGGTTTTCAAAGGAGAATGTCCTTGGGGAGGGTGGATATGGAGTTGTTTACAAGGGGCGCCTGATAAATGGGACTGAGGTTGCCGTCAAGAAGCTTCTCAACAATCT GGGGCAAGCAGAGAAGGAATTTAGAGTGGAAGTGGAAGCTATTGGCCATGTTCGACATAAGAACCTGGTGCGGCTGTTGGGATATTGCGTAGAAGGAATCCATAG GATGCTTGTTTATGAGTATGTGAACAATGGAAACTTAGAGCAGTGGCTTCATGGAGCTTTGCGTCAATGTGGTGTTCTTAGTTGGGAGAATCGCATGAAGGTTATCCTAGGCACGGCAAAGGC ACTTGCTTATCTGCATGAAGCAATAGAACCAAAAGTTGTGCACCGAGATATAAAATCGAGCAATATTTTAATTGATGATGAATTCAATGGCAAGCTTTCTGATTTTGGATTGGCTAAGCTCTTGGGTTCAGGCAAGAGCCACATCACAACTAGAGTAATGGGAACATTTGGGTATGCCTACATGTTTGTCTCTGCTATATTTCATGTTCTGTTAATAGAATCTGAGAGAATTTATTTGTGGATGTGCCTGTACTTCGCCTTTTGCCTTTCCAGGTATGTGGCACCTGAGTATGCAAATACTGGATTACTAAATGAGAAGAGTGACGTCTACAGTTTTGGAGTGCTCCTGTTGGAAGCTGTGACAGGAAGGGATCCTGTAGATTATGGTCGGCCTGCAAATGAG GTCAATCTTGTGGAGTGGCTTAAAATGATGGTAGGAAATAGGAGAGCCGACGAAGTAGTGGATCCCACCCTGGAGGTGAAGCCATCTACACGGGCTCTTAAACGAACTCTTCTGGTAGCACTGAGATGTGTCGATCCTGATGCCGATAAAAGGCCAAAGATGGGCCAGGTCGTTCGAATGCTCGAAGCAGAGGAAGTCCCGCACCGCGAG GATCGGAGACACCGGAGGAGCCACATGGGTAGCATGGAGATCGAGTCCCTTAAGGAGAGCGCAAATTCTTCCGATATGGAAAACAATGTAGGACCATCAGAGAGTGGGACATGGGGGAGGTCTCAAGCATAA
- the LOC103712698 gene encoding probable receptor-like protein kinase At2g42960 isoform X2, whose translation MSTSDSLNADLSKKTPVFGLRVWVLIGAGVGLLIVLILLVLSIWVTSRKKARRTIAKFPVSQIPNISKEITVDRVDGRSLAQSFHEREGPIYSLNDKFSDKDSGKTLAHLTMGKLSDADNMSQCSSAYHNDRAGSSYSGEEGNSGPTRKNYSSYGLVSASPLVGLPEFSHLGWGHWFTLRDLEYATNRFSKENVLGEGGYGVVYKGRLINGTEVAVKKLLNNLGQAEKEFRVEVEAIGHVRHKNLVRLLGYCVEGIHRMLVYEYVNNGNLEQWLHGALRQCGVLSWENRMKVILGTAKALAYLHEAIEPKVVHRDIKSSNILIDDEFNGKLSDFGLAKLLGSGKSHITTRVMGTFGYVAPEYANTGLLNEKSDVYSFGVLLLEAVTGRDPVDYGRPANEVNLVEWLKMMVGNRRADEVVDPTLEVKPSTRALKRTLLVALRCVDPDADKRPKMGQVVRMLEAEEVPHREDRRHRRSHMGSMEIESLKESANSSDMENNVGPSESGTWGRSQA comes from the exons ATGTCAACCAGTGATTCTCTGAATGCTGATTTGTCGAAGAAGACCCCAGTTTTTGGCCTGAGAGTGTGGGTCCTGATAGGCGCGGGCGTGGGTTTGTTGATAGTGCTGATTCTCCTTGTCCTATCCATATGGGTGACATCTCGGAAGAAGGCAAGGAGGACCATTGCTAAGTTCCCAGTCTCACAAATTCCTAATATCTCCAAGGAAATAACAGTAGACAGAGTTGATGGTCGTAGTCTTGCTCAGAGCTTCCATGAACGCGAAGGGCCTATATATTCCTTAAATGACAAGTTCAGTGATAAAGATTCAGGAAAGACATTGGCACACTTAACTATGGGCAAATTAAGTGATGCTGATAACATGAGTCAGTGCAGCTCAGCTTACCATAATGACAGGGCTGGGAGTTCATATTCTGGAGAGGAAGGCAACTCAGGACCCACCAGAAAAAACTATTCTTCGTATGGACTTGTATCAGCATCTCCTTTAGTTGGTCTGCCTGAATTCTCACATCTGGGATGGGGTCACTGGTTTACTCTAAGGGATCTTGAGTATGCAACAAATCGGTTTTCAAAGGAGAATGTCCTTGGGGAGGGTGGATATGGAGTTGTTTACAAGGGGCGCCTGATAAATGGGACTGAGGTTGCCGTCAAGAAGCTTCTCAACAATCT GGGGCAAGCAGAGAAGGAATTTAGAGTGGAAGTGGAAGCTATTGGCCATGTTCGACATAAGAACCTGGTGCGGCTGTTGGGATATTGCGTAGAAGGAATCCATAG GATGCTTGTTTATGAGTATGTGAACAATGGAAACTTAGAGCAGTGGCTTCATGGAGCTTTGCGTCAATGTGGTGTTCTTAGTTGGGAGAATCGCATGAAGGTTATCCTAGGCACGGCAAAGGC ACTTGCTTATCTGCATGAAGCAATAGAACCAAAAGTTGTGCACCGAGATATAAAATCGAGCAATATTTTAATTGATGATGAATTCAATGGCAAGCTTTCTGATTTTGGATTGGCTAAGCTCTTGGGTTCAGGCAAGAGCCACATCACAACTAGAGTAATGGGAACATTTGG GTATGTGGCACCTGAGTATGCAAATACTGGATTACTAAATGAGAAGAGTGACGTCTACAGTTTTGGAGTGCTCCTGTTGGAAGCTGTGACAGGAAGGGATCCTGTAGATTATGGTCGGCCTGCAAATGAG GTCAATCTTGTGGAGTGGCTTAAAATGATGGTAGGAAATAGGAGAGCCGACGAAGTAGTGGATCCCACCCTGGAGGTGAAGCCATCTACACGGGCTCTTAAACGAACTCTTCTGGTAGCACTGAGATGTGTCGATCCTGATGCCGATAAAAGGCCAAAGATGGGCCAGGTCGTTCGAATGCTCGAAGCAGAGGAAGTCCCGCACCGCGAG GATCGGAGACACCGGAGGAGCCACATGGGTAGCATGGAGATCGAGTCCCTTAAGGAGAGCGCAAATTCTTCCGATATGGAAAACAATGTAGGACCATCAGAGAGTGGGACATGGGGGAGGTCTCAAGCATAA